A genome region from Cucumis sativus cultivar 9930 chromosome 4, Cucumber_9930_V3, whole genome shotgun sequence includes the following:
- the LOC101217375 gene encoding protein NLP4 isoform X1, with the protein MDDGMLSPATMLDAPAETAMDLDYMDGLFLDGCWLETADGTEFLHTSPSSFGVNLDALIGWPATEMNGDFNMTQISRSNQEEERKISTDEMSLGRKRIDMGQEGCSGQSENNGFGGSELCRRLWIGPGEHLGTPTSVMERLITAVGYIKDFVRDKDVLVQVWVPINRGGRSVLITNDLPFSQNSSCTRLTKYRDVSVTYEFTADEDSKKALGLPGRVFSRKVPEWTPDVRFFRSDEYPRVNHAHEHDVRGTVALPIFEQGSKNCLGVIEVVMVTQQIKYGSELENVCKALEAVKLRSSDVMGHPNKKQVFNRSNEAVLQEIQNTLKSACETHGLPLAQTWASCMQQSRGGCRHSDENYSCCVSTVDRACFVADQRIQEFHEACSEHHLLKGEGIVGMAFKSNEPCFSSDITSFCNTEYPLSHHAKLFGLHAAVAIRLRCIYISKTDFVLEFFLPVNCRNPEDQRVLLTSLSTIIQRSCRSLRLVTDRECSEENMQQSYRSLHLVTDVKLGEQSKFPFGEAGFVANGRSAMQEMSKVQNHQLETSHPTTSSVQNIQQHSGFVSFFQGGKPSEVLSSSGYQHRGFNYDLNGVVEDSEECATVGNGSFPDVGLGKTGEKRRTKVDKTITLQVLRQYFAGSLKDAAKSIGVCPTTLKRICRQHGIKRWPSRKIKKVGHSLQKLQLVIDSVEGASGAFQIGSLYSNFQELASPNLSGSGSGPPFGAKMGDCLKTSNEVGMSNLQGAASKSPSSSCSQSSSSSQCFSSRSNQNLPHWNEAGSEDQMGGGVNPCDGELKRVKSEVEIHVSIMEGSNVPRRSQSCKSLCKHPATECAMHTAKESNGMAEAVEVQRVKVSFGEEKIRFRVHNRWGYEELLNEIAKRFSISDISKFDLKYLDDESEWVLITSDTDLQECFHVYKSSQVQTIKLSLQVSRRHKRNYLASSGFS; encoded by the exons ATGGACGATGGTATGTTATCACCAGCTACAATGCTGGATGCTCCAGCTGAAACTGCCATGGATTTGGACTACATGGATGGGTTGTTTTTGGATGGTTGTTGGTTAGAAACAGCTGATGGTACCGAGTTTCTTCATACTAGCCCTTCAAGCTTCGGTGTCAACTTAGACGCTTTGATTGGATGGCCTGCTACAGAGATGAATGGTGATTTTAACATGACCCAGATTTCAAGAAGtaatcaagaagaagaaaggaaaatctcGACTGATGAGATGTCTTTGGGGAGGAAAAGAATCGATATGGGGCAAGAAGGATGCTCTGGTCAGTCAGAAAACAATGGTTTTGGAGGTTCTGAATTGTGTAGAAGATTGTGGATAGGACCTGGGGAACATCTGGGTACTCCAACTTCTGTGATGGAGAGATTGATTACAGCTGTTGGGTATATCAAAGATTTTGTAAGAGACAAAGATGTTCTTGTACAAGTATGGGTGCCTATAAATAGAGGGGGAAGAAGTGTTCTCATCACAAATGATCTCCCATTCTCTCAGAATTCTAGCTGCACAAGACTCACTAAATATCGCGACGTCTCTGTGACATATGAATTCACTGCTGATGAAGATTCTAAAAAAGCTTTGGGATTGCCTGGTCGGGTTTTCTCGAGGAAGGTTCCAGAGTGGACTCCTGATGTTCGATTCTTTAGAAGCGACGAATACCCGAGAGTCAATCATGCTCACGAACACGATGTACGTGGAACTGTAGCACTTCCTATTTTTGAACAAGGTAGCAAGAACTGTTTAGGAGTCATTGAAGTTGTCATGGTTACCCAGCAGATCAAATATGGTTCAGAACTTGAGAATGTTTGCAAAGCTCTTGAG GCAGTCAAGCTTAGGAGCTCTGATGTTATGGGCCACCCGAATAAAAAG CAGGTATTTAACAGGTCCAACGAAGCTGTATTACAAGAGATTCAAAACACTTTGAAATCAGCTTGTGAAACGCATGGCTTGCCTTTGGCACAAACCTGGGCATCGTGTATGCAACAAAGTAGAGGGGGTTGCCGGCACTCGGATGAGAACTACAGTTGCTGCGTATCTACGGTAGACCGAGCTTGCTTTGTTGCCGATCAGCGAATTCAGGAATTTCATGAGGCATGCTCTGAGCATCATTTGCTAAAAGGCGAAGGCATTGTTGGGATGGCATTTAAATCTAACGAGCCATGTTTCTCAAGTGATATTACGTCCTTTTGTAACACAGAATATCCTCTTTCTCACCATGCCAAGCTGTTTGGATTACATGCTGCAGTTGCAATACGCCTTCGTTGCATTTATATTAGTAAAACTGATTTCGTACTAGAGTTCTTCCTGCCTGTAAATTGTAGAAATCCTGAAGATCAGAGAGTGCTACTCACTTCATTGTCCACAATTATACAACGATCTTGCAGGAGCCTGCGTCTAGTAACAGATAGGGAGTGCAGCGAGGAAAATATGCAACAATCTTATAGAAGTTTACATCTTGTTACAGATGTTAAACTTGGGGAACAAAGCAAGTTTCCATTTGGAGAGGCAGGTTTCGTTGCAAATGGAAGATCCGCTATGCAGGAAATGAGTAAGGTACAAAACCATCAGTTAGAAACGAGTCATCCAACAACTTCATCTGTTCAAAACATCCAACAACATAGTGGCTTTGTCTCATTTTTCCAGGGGGGCAAACCATCGGAAGTCTTAAGTTCCTCTGGTTACCAGCATCGTGGATTTAATTACGATCTGAACGGAGTTGTCGAGGACAGTGAAGAGTGCGCAACTGTTGGTAATGGTAGCTTTCCTGATGTAGGTTTGGGAAAAACTGGTGAGAAAAGACGAACCAAGGTGGACAAGACTATCACCTTACAAGTTCTTCGGCAATATTTTGCGGGTAGCTTAAAAGATGCTGCAAAGAGCATTGGAG TTTGTCCTACCACATTGAAAAGGATATGTCGGCAACATGGGATTAAACGTTGGCCTTCtcggaaaataaaaaaggtcgGTCACTCATTGCAGAAACTCCAGCTCGTAATTGACTCGGTGGAAGGCGCATCTGGTGCTTTTCAAATTGGATCCTTGTATTCTAATTTCCAGGAGTTGGCGTCTCCAAATCTATCAGGTTCAGGTTCAGGTCCACCTTTTGGTGCAAAGATGGGAGATTGCCTGAAAACATCAAATGAAGTTGGTATGAGCAACCTCCAAGGTGCAGCATCAAAATCTCCATCCTCTTCATGTAGCCAAAGCTCGAGTTCGAGCCAATGCTTTTCTAGTCGAAGCAATCAAAATCTTCCCCATTGGAACGAAGCCGGAAGTGAAGATCAAATGGGTGGTGGAGTGAATCCTTGTGATGGAGAGCTAAAGAGGGTCAAAAGTGAAGTAGAGATACATGTATCGATTATGGAAGGATCAAACGTTCCACGAAGATCCCAAAGCTGCAAATCTCTATGCAAACATCCAGCCACAGAATGTGCAATGCACACAGCAAAAGAAAGCAATGGGATGGCGGAAGCAGTCGAAGTTCAGAGAGTAAAAGTCAGCTTTGGGGAGGAGAAAATCCGTTTTCGAGTGCACAACCGGTGGGGATACGAAGAGTTACTGAATGAAATCGCAAAACGATTTAGTATCAGTGACATAAGTAAATTTGATCTCAAGTATTTAGATGATGAATCTGAATGGGTGTTAATAACAAGTGATACAGATCTGCAGGAGTGTTTTCATGTTTACAAATCATCTCAGGTCCAAACAATAAAACTATCGCTTCAGGTGTCTCGTCGCCATAAGAGAAACTATCTTGCAAGCAGTGGCTTCTCATGA
- the LOC101217375 gene encoding protein NLP4 isoform X2 gives MDDGMLSPATMLDAPAETAMDLDYMDGLFLDGCWLETADGTEFLHTSPSSFGVNLDALIGWPATEMNGDFNMTQISRSNQEEERKISTDEMSLGRKRIDMGQEGCSGQSENNGFGGSELCRRLWIGPGEHLGTPTSVMERLITAVGYIKDFVRDKDVLVQVWVPINRGGRSVLITNDLPFSQNSSCTRLTKYRDVSVTYEFTADEDSKKALGLPGRVFSRKVPEWTPDVRFFRSDEYPRVNHAHEHDVRGTVALPIFEQGSKNCLGVIEVVMVTQQIKYGSELENVCKALEAVKLRSSDVMGHPNKKVFNRSNEAVLQEIQNTLKSACETHGLPLAQTWASCMQQSRGGCRHSDENYSCCVSTVDRACFVADQRIQEFHEACSEHHLLKGEGIVGMAFKSNEPCFSSDITSFCNTEYPLSHHAKLFGLHAAVAIRLRCIYISKTDFVLEFFLPVNCRNPEDQRVLLTSLSTIIQRSCRSLRLVTDRECSEENMQQSYRSLHLVTDVKLGEQSKFPFGEAGFVANGRSAMQEMSKVQNHQLETSHPTTSSVQNIQQHSGFVSFFQGGKPSEVLSSSGYQHRGFNYDLNGVVEDSEECATVGNGSFPDVGLGKTGEKRRTKVDKTITLQVLRQYFAGSLKDAAKSIGVCPTTLKRICRQHGIKRWPSRKIKKVGHSLQKLQLVIDSVEGASGAFQIGSLYSNFQELASPNLSGSGSGPPFGAKMGDCLKTSNEVGMSNLQGAASKSPSSSCSQSSSSSQCFSSRSNQNLPHWNEAGSEDQMGGGVNPCDGELKRVKSEVEIHVSIMEGSNVPRRSQSCKSLCKHPATECAMHTAKESNGMAEAVEVQRVKVSFGEEKIRFRVHNRWGYEELLNEIAKRFSISDISKFDLKYLDDESEWVLITSDTDLQECFHVYKSSQVQTIKLSLQVSRRHKRNYLASSGFS, from the exons ATGGACGATGGTATGTTATCACCAGCTACAATGCTGGATGCTCCAGCTGAAACTGCCATGGATTTGGACTACATGGATGGGTTGTTTTTGGATGGTTGTTGGTTAGAAACAGCTGATGGTACCGAGTTTCTTCATACTAGCCCTTCAAGCTTCGGTGTCAACTTAGACGCTTTGATTGGATGGCCTGCTACAGAGATGAATGGTGATTTTAACATGACCCAGATTTCAAGAAGtaatcaagaagaagaaaggaaaatctcGACTGATGAGATGTCTTTGGGGAGGAAAAGAATCGATATGGGGCAAGAAGGATGCTCTGGTCAGTCAGAAAACAATGGTTTTGGAGGTTCTGAATTGTGTAGAAGATTGTGGATAGGACCTGGGGAACATCTGGGTACTCCAACTTCTGTGATGGAGAGATTGATTACAGCTGTTGGGTATATCAAAGATTTTGTAAGAGACAAAGATGTTCTTGTACAAGTATGGGTGCCTATAAATAGAGGGGGAAGAAGTGTTCTCATCACAAATGATCTCCCATTCTCTCAGAATTCTAGCTGCACAAGACTCACTAAATATCGCGACGTCTCTGTGACATATGAATTCACTGCTGATGAAGATTCTAAAAAAGCTTTGGGATTGCCTGGTCGGGTTTTCTCGAGGAAGGTTCCAGAGTGGACTCCTGATGTTCGATTCTTTAGAAGCGACGAATACCCGAGAGTCAATCATGCTCACGAACACGATGTACGTGGAACTGTAGCACTTCCTATTTTTGAACAAGGTAGCAAGAACTGTTTAGGAGTCATTGAAGTTGTCATGGTTACCCAGCAGATCAAATATGGTTCAGAACTTGAGAATGTTTGCAAAGCTCTTGAG GCAGTCAAGCTTAGGAGCTCTGATGTTATGGGCCACCCGAATAAAAAG GTATTTAACAGGTCCAACGAAGCTGTATTACAAGAGATTCAAAACACTTTGAAATCAGCTTGTGAAACGCATGGCTTGCCTTTGGCACAAACCTGGGCATCGTGTATGCAACAAAGTAGAGGGGGTTGCCGGCACTCGGATGAGAACTACAGTTGCTGCGTATCTACGGTAGACCGAGCTTGCTTTGTTGCCGATCAGCGAATTCAGGAATTTCATGAGGCATGCTCTGAGCATCATTTGCTAAAAGGCGAAGGCATTGTTGGGATGGCATTTAAATCTAACGAGCCATGTTTCTCAAGTGATATTACGTCCTTTTGTAACACAGAATATCCTCTTTCTCACCATGCCAAGCTGTTTGGATTACATGCTGCAGTTGCAATACGCCTTCGTTGCATTTATATTAGTAAAACTGATTTCGTACTAGAGTTCTTCCTGCCTGTAAATTGTAGAAATCCTGAAGATCAGAGAGTGCTACTCACTTCATTGTCCACAATTATACAACGATCTTGCAGGAGCCTGCGTCTAGTAACAGATAGGGAGTGCAGCGAGGAAAATATGCAACAATCTTATAGAAGTTTACATCTTGTTACAGATGTTAAACTTGGGGAACAAAGCAAGTTTCCATTTGGAGAGGCAGGTTTCGTTGCAAATGGAAGATCCGCTATGCAGGAAATGAGTAAGGTACAAAACCATCAGTTAGAAACGAGTCATCCAACAACTTCATCTGTTCAAAACATCCAACAACATAGTGGCTTTGTCTCATTTTTCCAGGGGGGCAAACCATCGGAAGTCTTAAGTTCCTCTGGTTACCAGCATCGTGGATTTAATTACGATCTGAACGGAGTTGTCGAGGACAGTGAAGAGTGCGCAACTGTTGGTAATGGTAGCTTTCCTGATGTAGGTTTGGGAAAAACTGGTGAGAAAAGACGAACCAAGGTGGACAAGACTATCACCTTACAAGTTCTTCGGCAATATTTTGCGGGTAGCTTAAAAGATGCTGCAAAGAGCATTGGAG TTTGTCCTACCACATTGAAAAGGATATGTCGGCAACATGGGATTAAACGTTGGCCTTCtcggaaaataaaaaaggtcgGTCACTCATTGCAGAAACTCCAGCTCGTAATTGACTCGGTGGAAGGCGCATCTGGTGCTTTTCAAATTGGATCCTTGTATTCTAATTTCCAGGAGTTGGCGTCTCCAAATCTATCAGGTTCAGGTTCAGGTCCACCTTTTGGTGCAAAGATGGGAGATTGCCTGAAAACATCAAATGAAGTTGGTATGAGCAACCTCCAAGGTGCAGCATCAAAATCTCCATCCTCTTCATGTAGCCAAAGCTCGAGTTCGAGCCAATGCTTTTCTAGTCGAAGCAATCAAAATCTTCCCCATTGGAACGAAGCCGGAAGTGAAGATCAAATGGGTGGTGGAGTGAATCCTTGTGATGGAGAGCTAAAGAGGGTCAAAAGTGAAGTAGAGATACATGTATCGATTATGGAAGGATCAAACGTTCCACGAAGATCCCAAAGCTGCAAATCTCTATGCAAACATCCAGCCACAGAATGTGCAATGCACACAGCAAAAGAAAGCAATGGGATGGCGGAAGCAGTCGAAGTTCAGAGAGTAAAAGTCAGCTTTGGGGAGGAGAAAATCCGTTTTCGAGTGCACAACCGGTGGGGATACGAAGAGTTACTGAATGAAATCGCAAAACGATTTAGTATCAGTGACATAAGTAAATTTGATCTCAAGTATTTAGATGATGAATCTGAATGGGTGTTAATAACAAGTGATACAGATCTGCAGGAGTGTTTTCATGTTTACAAATCATCTCAGGTCCAAACAATAAAACTATCGCTTCAGGTGTCTCGTCGCCATAAGAGAAACTATCTTGCAAGCAGTGGCTTCTCATGA
- the LOC101217375 gene encoding protein NLP4 isoform X3 yields the protein MDDGMLSPATMLDAPAETAMDLDYMDGLFLDGCWLETADGTEFLHTSPSSFGVNLDALIGWPATEMNGDFNMTQISRSNQEEERKISTDEMSLGRKRIDMGQEGCSGQSENNGFGGSELCRRLWIGPGEHLGTPTSVMERLITAVGYIKDFVRDKDVLVQVWVPINRGGRSVLITNDLPFSQNSSCTRLTKYRDVSVTYEFTADEDSKKALGLPGRVFSRKVPEWTPDVRFFRSDEYPRVNHAHEHDVRGTVALPIFEQGSKNCLGVIEVVMVTQQIKYGSELENVCKALEAVKLRSSDVMGHPNKKQVFNRSNEAVLQEIQNTLKSACETHGLPLAQTWASCMQQSRGGCRHSDENYSCCVSTVDRACFVADQRIQEFHEACSEHHLLKGEGIVGMAFKSNEPCFSSDITSFCNTEYPLSHHAKLFGLHAAVAIRLRCIYISKTDFVLEFFLPVNCRNPEDQRVLLTSLSTIIQRSCRSLRLVTDRECSEENMQQSYRSLHLVTDVKLGEQSKFPFGEAGFVANGRSAMQEMSKGGKPSEVLSSSGYQHRGFNYDLNGVVEDSEECATVGNGSFPDVGLGKTGEKRRTKVDKTITLQVLRQYFAGSLKDAAKSIGVCPTTLKRICRQHGIKRWPSRKIKKVGHSLQKLQLVIDSVEGASGAFQIGSLYSNFQELASPNLSGSGSGPPFGAKMGDCLKTSNEVGMSNLQGAASKSPSSSCSQSSSSSQCFSSRSNQNLPHWNEAGSEDQMGGGVNPCDGELKRVKSEVEIHVSIMEGSNVPRRSQSCKSLCKHPATECAMHTAKESNGMAEAVEVQRVKVSFGEEKIRFRVHNRWGYEELLNEIAKRFSISDISKFDLKYLDDESEWVLITSDTDLQECFHVYKSSQVQTIKLSLQVSRRHKRNYLASSGFS from the exons ATGGACGATGGTATGTTATCACCAGCTACAATGCTGGATGCTCCAGCTGAAACTGCCATGGATTTGGACTACATGGATGGGTTGTTTTTGGATGGTTGTTGGTTAGAAACAGCTGATGGTACCGAGTTTCTTCATACTAGCCCTTCAAGCTTCGGTGTCAACTTAGACGCTTTGATTGGATGGCCTGCTACAGAGATGAATGGTGATTTTAACATGACCCAGATTTCAAGAAGtaatcaagaagaagaaaggaaaatctcGACTGATGAGATGTCTTTGGGGAGGAAAAGAATCGATATGGGGCAAGAAGGATGCTCTGGTCAGTCAGAAAACAATGGTTTTGGAGGTTCTGAATTGTGTAGAAGATTGTGGATAGGACCTGGGGAACATCTGGGTACTCCAACTTCTGTGATGGAGAGATTGATTACAGCTGTTGGGTATATCAAAGATTTTGTAAGAGACAAAGATGTTCTTGTACAAGTATGGGTGCCTATAAATAGAGGGGGAAGAAGTGTTCTCATCACAAATGATCTCCCATTCTCTCAGAATTCTAGCTGCACAAGACTCACTAAATATCGCGACGTCTCTGTGACATATGAATTCACTGCTGATGAAGATTCTAAAAAAGCTTTGGGATTGCCTGGTCGGGTTTTCTCGAGGAAGGTTCCAGAGTGGACTCCTGATGTTCGATTCTTTAGAAGCGACGAATACCCGAGAGTCAATCATGCTCACGAACACGATGTACGTGGAACTGTAGCACTTCCTATTTTTGAACAAGGTAGCAAGAACTGTTTAGGAGTCATTGAAGTTGTCATGGTTACCCAGCAGATCAAATATGGTTCAGAACTTGAGAATGTTTGCAAAGCTCTTGAG GCAGTCAAGCTTAGGAGCTCTGATGTTATGGGCCACCCGAATAAAAAG CAGGTATTTAACAGGTCCAACGAAGCTGTATTACAAGAGATTCAAAACACTTTGAAATCAGCTTGTGAAACGCATGGCTTGCCTTTGGCACAAACCTGGGCATCGTGTATGCAACAAAGTAGAGGGGGTTGCCGGCACTCGGATGAGAACTACAGTTGCTGCGTATCTACGGTAGACCGAGCTTGCTTTGTTGCCGATCAGCGAATTCAGGAATTTCATGAGGCATGCTCTGAGCATCATTTGCTAAAAGGCGAAGGCATTGTTGGGATGGCATTTAAATCTAACGAGCCATGTTTCTCAAGTGATATTACGTCCTTTTGTAACACAGAATATCCTCTTTCTCACCATGCCAAGCTGTTTGGATTACATGCTGCAGTTGCAATACGCCTTCGTTGCATTTATATTAGTAAAACTGATTTCGTACTAGAGTTCTTCCTGCCTGTAAATTGTAGAAATCCTGAAGATCAGAGAGTGCTACTCACTTCATTGTCCACAATTATACAACGATCTTGCAGGAGCCTGCGTCTAGTAACAGATAGGGAGTGCAGCGAGGAAAATATGCAACAATCTTATAGAAGTTTACATCTTGTTACAGATGTTAAACTTGGGGAACAAAGCAAGTTTCCATTTGGAGAGGCAGGTTTCGTTGCAAATGGAAGATCCGCTATGCAGGAAATGAGTAAG GGGGGCAAACCATCGGAAGTCTTAAGTTCCTCTGGTTACCAGCATCGTGGATTTAATTACGATCTGAACGGAGTTGTCGAGGACAGTGAAGAGTGCGCAACTGTTGGTAATGGTAGCTTTCCTGATGTAGGTTTGGGAAAAACTGGTGAGAAAAGACGAACCAAGGTGGACAAGACTATCACCTTACAAGTTCTTCGGCAATATTTTGCGGGTAGCTTAAAAGATGCTGCAAAGAGCATTGGAG TTTGTCCTACCACATTGAAAAGGATATGTCGGCAACATGGGATTAAACGTTGGCCTTCtcggaaaataaaaaaggtcgGTCACTCATTGCAGAAACTCCAGCTCGTAATTGACTCGGTGGAAGGCGCATCTGGTGCTTTTCAAATTGGATCCTTGTATTCTAATTTCCAGGAGTTGGCGTCTCCAAATCTATCAGGTTCAGGTTCAGGTCCACCTTTTGGTGCAAAGATGGGAGATTGCCTGAAAACATCAAATGAAGTTGGTATGAGCAACCTCCAAGGTGCAGCATCAAAATCTCCATCCTCTTCATGTAGCCAAAGCTCGAGTTCGAGCCAATGCTTTTCTAGTCGAAGCAATCAAAATCTTCCCCATTGGAACGAAGCCGGAAGTGAAGATCAAATGGGTGGTGGAGTGAATCCTTGTGATGGAGAGCTAAAGAGGGTCAAAAGTGAAGTAGAGATACATGTATCGATTATGGAAGGATCAAACGTTCCACGAAGATCCCAAAGCTGCAAATCTCTATGCAAACATCCAGCCACAGAATGTGCAATGCACACAGCAAAAGAAAGCAATGGGATGGCGGAAGCAGTCGAAGTTCAGAGAGTAAAAGTCAGCTTTGGGGAGGAGAAAATCCGTTTTCGAGTGCACAACCGGTGGGGATACGAAGAGTTACTGAATGAAATCGCAAAACGATTTAGTATCAGTGACATAAGTAAATTTGATCTCAAGTATTTAGATGATGAATCTGAATGGGTGTTAATAACAAGTGATACAGATCTGCAGGAGTGTTTTCATGTTTACAAATCATCTCAGGTCCAAACAATAAAACTATCGCTTCAGGTGTCTCGTCGCCATAAGAGAAACTATCTTGCAAGCAGTGGCTTCTCATGA